A region of Streptomyces sp. NBC_01750 DNA encodes the following proteins:
- a CDS encoding DUF2867 domain-containing protein: MRSVRNVHERVIQASPGVVGALLDRVSSQDDPLSPSPVWPPIRFDGPLAVGANGGHGFVRYSVSAYDRGRSVRFDFAPPSNGFHALAVEPLDADRCRVRHVLEQEQGLRSSLLWTLVIRPLHDTMVEELIDNIERAASPAGLPRPYRWSRWARLMHRMIWDRPTATDVPREAELAHQAFAAPDFTDAWQLSLAPGMPRDPEAWRGVLPFAVRATASNELLLGEDASHLDFRASVLIADDKVTLTTVVKTHNRRGRLYFAVIRRFHPVMSRLMLRRVHRRLAFSAPPASARTAPARTAPAR; the protein is encoded by the coding sequence ATGCGCTCGGTCCGGAACGTCCATGAACGCGTAATTCAGGCCTCGCCGGGGGTGGTCGGCGCCCTGCTCGACCGCGTCTCCTCCCAGGACGACCCGCTCAGCCCGAGCCCCGTCTGGCCGCCGATACGCTTCGACGGCCCGCTCGCCGTCGGCGCGAACGGTGGCCACGGCTTCGTCCGCTACTCGGTGAGCGCGTACGACCGGGGCCGTAGCGTCCGATTCGACTTCGCGCCGCCGTCCAACGGCTTCCACGCCCTCGCCGTAGAACCGCTGGACGCGGACCGCTGCCGTGTGCGGCACGTGCTCGAACAGGAGCAGGGACTCAGGTCATCGCTGCTCTGGACCCTGGTGATCCGCCCGCTGCACGACACGATGGTCGAGGAGCTCATCGACAACATCGAGCGCGCCGCGTCCCCGGCCGGCCTGCCCCGCCCGTACCGCTGGTCCCGGTGGGCACGTCTGATGCACCGCATGATCTGGGACCGTCCGACCGCGACGGATGTGCCGCGTGAGGCCGAACTTGCCCATCAGGCTTTTGCCGCCCCGGACTTCACCGACGCATGGCAGCTTTCCCTGGCCCCGGGCATGCCCCGCGATCCCGAGGCCTGGCGCGGCGTTCTCCCCTTTGCGGTCCGGGCGACGGCCTCGAACGAGCTCCTGCTGGGCGAGGACGCGAGCCACCTGGACTTCCGCGCCTCGGTCCTGATCGCCGACGACAAGGTCACGCTCACCACGGTGGTGAAGACCCACAACCGGCGCGGCAGGCTCTACTTCGCGGTGATCCGTCGCTTCCACCCGGTCATGTCCCGTCTGATGCTCCGCCGCGTTCACCGCCGCCTGGCCTTCTCGGCGCCGCCGGCCTCGGCAAGGACGGCACCGGCGAGGACGGCACCGGCGAGGTGA